CAGAGTCACCTCCACAATCTTTTTTGAAGTTCCAACTGATGCAATGTGACTACACTCGGGTGACAGAACTGGCCGAAAAGATCAACTCATCTGCAAAAAGAATCCAATATGCTTATAAACAAAGCTGCAACCTTCTCCACTACTTGAAAGTTTACATCACTCCAAAACACAAGCACATCATTGTATACAAAACATTGGTAGTAAAATAGAGTAAGAAATGTTATTTGCCTAGTCAGATGGTCTTCAAGCAAGGTGAGGCAAAGACTGATTACCAAACTTATTTCAAAGGATTTGATTACTCTCTCATGTGAAATATTAGAAGCAGATTCAGACAGGGCAGGAAGCATGTAtcttgcagcaagtttcatgtgGACATATCACAGACGCGAAATCCGCGTCTCTGATGTGCTGTTATCACAGACGTGATGTAAGTGACGCGTTTTTTTCACGTCTGTGATGAGGTCTAAAACGCGTCTGTAATAAGCTATTATGGCATAGTGTTCAGAGGAGAGAAGAATGCACATTTTCTATGCATGGATAACTGCAACAGAGTTTTTGTCCATATTGATGCCCATTGTATGtgctcaaaaggaaaaaaattcgCATGGCCAAGCCAAGTAGAAATTTAGTTGATTTATAATAAGACACTTCATGAGTATGAGAGCAAGATTTCCATCAACGCCTTCCACCTTTACTTGATCTACCATAGCCTGTGCTGACTATTGTCTCAGAGTAACAAATTGACTCTCCTGGAGCAGCCTCCAGAGATTTTCTTACACCAAAGCAGATAATTCAGAAACTGATTTCACTTTCAGTATCATCTTCTCTTAGATAAATAGCAAATCTGAATACTGAGGAAATGATATTCTAATACCTCAAAGACAAGAATTCTTTGTTCTCGAGACATACATTATTGCACCAGAAATATGACGGTGATTTCTCTAGAAACTGCAGAGAACACTAAAACAACTTGAACACACTACTTCATTACATGTGTCGTCCAAGCAAGAAATTCTTTGAAGCAGTAAGCCCTCTCAGTGTTCAAATTCGTTGTCTCCAAGCAGTGTTGCCAATATTTTTAGATGAACAGTACATACCAAAAAATTGGAattgaaaagggaaaaaaatctTGAATCAAAAGTGAATGCTTCTAGGCTCAATGTGCTTTAAATGCAAGGTTAATGCATTGGTATCTACAATCCAGCAGTTTCAGACATTGCACAAGTGTTAAAAAAAATCCAGAAGATGAATGAAGACCAAGCTGAGGTACAGTTTTATCAAATGAGACTATTAGCATTGCAATCATCAACAAAATGAACAAGCTTCAAAATTAAGCATCTAGAGTATAGTCTTAGCTGATTTATGAATAAGTAGCTATTAAAATATGATTGCGCGCACATAACTAAGTGTTAGAATTGTTGGAAGTAAAGATGAAATGTCAAAAGTAACGATTTACCAGTAATGTCCAATACTATTTGTGCTCAGCATATCCAAATGGGGCGTGCCTATTCGCATGTCTAAGGCATACACAGCCACTACTAtgttcactactacagaacacgACTTTGGTCCTGCTCATTTGTACCGCCCGACGTTGGCTCGGGACTAAATAGATTTAGTCCCAGGTGAAACAGCTAGCCGGGTGGGGGGGATCAAACTTCCATTGCCCCTTACCCCCATCTTCCTCCCCCGCCCGAGCTATTtagctcacttgttcttgctgttctttgAGGTTTTTTAGATTGGGAAAAtgttggattttttttataCACCATTTGAACTCAGTGTGATACCTAAGGTTTGTATATGTAGATGTGATTAATTGTATTAGTTGATCAAAATGAGTATAGAGTAGgtgtgatttacttgtatatatgcCCATATATATGACAAATGTGTATagttgaatttttttatttttagaatgagAGTATTTTAAATTGAATGATTATTGAAAGTGAAAAAAAGCTGTATACTTGGTACTTATTTTGTATCAcaaatgaattattttgtaTTGGTTGATCAAATATGGATATGATAATGAGTATAGTAGGATTTTTTTAGAAGGAGAGTATGTATAATGATGAAATGTTGATTTGAATGTCAAATGTGAGATTCTAAGAATTTATTCAGTTTTTTACATTCATTTGATAAGTGTAGTGAGTATggctttgcaacatgatgcatTGGAGCACTGTGCGATTGCTCGAGCGTCGGTACGCAATCATCTGAAGCACACCGGACATTCCCTTGAGTTCCGCACTAAGGAGAGTCTTGGACTTGTTAGCGGTCGTATTCATTGTTGGATTAAGAAAGCATTTCATTACTTCACACTCGCAAAAGCAAATTACAAATTTCAGCGTGAATTTGATAAGTTGTACGGATGATGATCGTGAGTTAATGGCTCGATATAACACAAGGCGTGAAGCATCGAGATGGCAGAATATGACCATTCCGTATCGAGTCTTTGCGAGGCTGTTCACAAGGCATTGATCAATAGGTCTCGTGAGTAGTTTACATTAGCATGTAGCTTATTAGGTATTTTAATTTGGAtcatttaatttatcatgttgtGTTATGGATTACGTagccttttaattaatcatgatGTATGATGAATTTATTATTCAAATTGTGTGCTAGATATTTTGGatcccttttaattaatcatgttaTTATAATTATGAGAATTTATTCATTTATTTACTAGTGGAGATgtttttcttccatcaaacaTCGATATCATTTATTTCCTTCCAAAAATAGTACACGTCTTTTTTTACCTTCCATAAAACAATGATGTctattatccttccaaaacaaATAGTGACGCGTATTATGGGTGAATGCATGTGCAAAGGAAAATAAAATGTGTGCCAAAGGAAAGTAATACGTTAGTACAAAAGGTGGGTAGGAAATTTGCTAGTGTAAAAAGTATTAGAATTTCAACAGAAATATTTTCCTTCTATCAATTTCGTGGGTTTAAAGCccctttcgtcaaacctttgGGATGACAAGTTGGACCTCCGTGAGGGGTAAGGTGAGTCTCATCTTGGTGAAAAAGGGTtttaattgtttcaactttttacTCGATATGTGTAACGAAATCTATCCATTTGAACTATGCGTATAAGAATTTTATTAATGAAATTAGTTCTATTTTTTGAGAACAATGCAGATGGAtcagcaatggatgtacaatgctgaccgacatTCCAAGGAGTTTATTGATGGACTGCCTTACTTTTTGGATGTGGCCGAGGCAAACAAGTGGAATGGTTTCATATGCTTTATGTGTGGAAATTTCAAGAATAAGAAGGATTACTCCACTTCAAGAACCCTTCACAGCCATATTTTCACTAATGGTTTCATGTCCAATTATATTTGTTGGACCAGTCATGGAGAAAAAAGGGGTAtaatggaagacaatgaagaagaagattgtgaCGACCACTTTCCTATCTATGCTGGATTCGGTGCCTTTGACGACGATACTGCCATGGAAGAGCCTGGAGCAAAGGCGGCAAAAGATGATCCCACTGATTATcttgggcaggcattgcacGATGCGTAGGAAGATTGTCAGAGTGAAAAGGAGAGGATGAAGTTCCAGCAGATGTTAGAGGACCACtgcaagttgttgtacccagactGTGAAGATGGATTGAAGAAGCTTGGCACCACCGttgagttgctgcaatggaaggcaacaCATGGTATATCcaacaagggatttggtgaattacaaAAGGGCATACCCAGTGCTATAGGCTTCCCTCACTGTGCGGGTTTGGTGAAgtactgaattttttttttaaaaaaatgcttcctaagaataacgaattgcctaccacaacgtacgaagccaaacaacttattTTCCTTTTAGGATTGGAGGTgcagaagatacatgcatgtcccAACGACTACATCCTCTACCGCGGTGATGAGtatgagaatttggatgcataccCCATATGTAGTGCATTGTGTTACAACATCAGGAAAGATGACCCTAGGGATGTTGAGGGGGAGCGTCCTAGGAAGAGTTCCTTTCAAGGTCATGTGCTACTCGCCTATAATATCACGTTTGAAGTgtttgtttagaaataaagacaATGCTAAGTTGAttcgatggcacaaagaagaacatgAGCAAGACCCAATGTTGAGACACCCAGCCGGTGGATCGCGGTgtagaaaaatagatagaacataCAGAGACTTTGTGAAAGATGTGAAAAACATAAGGTTCGATTTGTGTATGGATGGCacgaatcctttcggtgagatgACCAGTGGCTACAACACTTAGCATGTGACTCCATgcatgtacaatcttccaccatggctctgcttgaagcggaaattcatcatgatgccagtgcttatcccagGCCCAAAGCAGCCCATGAATAACATTGAcatgtacctaagaccattggttgaAGAACTAGTATTGCTATGGCATGAAGAAGGTGTACATATGTGGGATGAATAAGAACAACAATACTTCAACCCACGAGCATTGTTGTTCATAACCATCAATGGCtagcctgctcttagtaacctATCAGGACAAATGAACAAGTGATATAGAGCCTACACACATTGTTTAGATGATACAGAtagtatatggttgactcaccgcaaaaaggttgtatacatgggtcatcgtcgatgttggtgtttcttatgctcaatagaaATATGTATTCCACGAGCGTACAAAATTACTAGTGTAGCACTTcacttggagtattccagggtatcgtaaatTTCCTCGGGGAAGCGCTAATGGTTTAAGAGTATTGTGAATcaaatgacaaactttactagttATATCAATAGACTAATTTAGTGGGGGTAAGACAGATAGATAGACaggataaatggccaggcaataaccttgcttctaactagcTATCGGGGACTTAACACTTACTTTGGCGGCCTCAGAGGACTCAaacagggatgagaagggagtccaagaGCAGTCGgctactactgctatgaaaacacccgaacgtggtggactacaaatgacggacaaggctgtcaccacttgcctgtaccgtggggtggaacacacttctTAGCTAAGACTAAGCTAGACACCATGtttgcactcggtgttaggatttctcttgtcatgtataagagaaataaccctcaacctagagaactaacttgagttcccTAGTCCAGGCAAGAAAACCCgcaaggtaagatcccgataaaacTAGGAAGAGAACAAAGCTTAAACTAGAGGAACTTACTTCTGCACACAAGCCGGATAacttggaaagataaataaatgtggaaagtaaagctgacttgaaaagataaagaagatagtTTATATTGATAATATCAAAGGAAAAGATTCAAGAGcttataccagacttccgatgaTGACTTCGGAATCCGAGACAAGCTTGACTCGACTATAACTACAAGAACACTAAACCTACTCTAGGAAATGAAAGTGAAGAGAAGAGAGATCCTTTTGTGTTtgttacaagtgatggatggtgctctatttatagtgtCTTGTGGTCGGTACTGAAATGGTTGCGTGTTTTGTAGGCAGATATAGCGGTTGAAGTAGCTCTCACGCGAAGCTGGGCTTGAGACATTGCAAAGTTGAGCCGgatggcctcccctaggccggccggccaagggATGGTGCCCACATGTCATTGCCTTTGCTGTTGATGACCCTGATAATCTCATGGAGTTAGTGGTAGTTGCATCGATGACGTTTGACGGTtaataggtcggccggccttgtCAAGGGTGGTTGGCCTGACTTCGGCATGCCTCGGCCTATTGCACCGGCGGCATATCGATCAACTCTTGTGCTTTGTCCAGGGAGGCGGTTGTCCGATGATTTGCCCAACTCTTGCATGCAAGTTGGTCCTTCAATCCGTGGGTGAAGCTTTTCAGTTCATTTGATCAAACAGACTTGAAATCCATGCATAGGAGTGAGGTAAATGTGATTCTTCTCCCATGGATCACTAACATGGCACGGTGTgtagaggtgccaggccggccagcctaggtgaggccggttGGCCTGGGTTTTCACCCAGTTTTGCCTCATTTTTTGTACATTTGTTCCTGCAATCAcgactcatccaaaacttgtgaaaCCCGTTAGGAATAAACAAACTAtctatggaacatggtgcaaggTTTTAATCTATTTTCaggaagttgacggtcaaaatgtgaaataaacaatgccaattggggtggcagtatttcatggaccacgaataaatccgcaagcgcacggaataccgctgtaacATTTTACCTGGGAGTATACCAAGatttcatttatatttccgcagggaaggcggtgaatgaagagatatagactagttgatgaactttatctagattggatattctcatgcataaataggggtaagatagataacatggtaggaggtagtgtgacacacacaaactaccctttggataaataaataaaagaaaagagaaaacatgctttaggccgggagcaaggcagaagttaaagctcgagtcaactgtgctaggctagctatatctatgccatcttatggttagatcgtcagagattaaactacacaacagggagaccacTACCAaggcaacgggaggagcccgtacaccccggcagctttatgcacctcctaccccccataccgaacgtggaggattactagggctcgaatagggctgtcaccacctgccggctacctatacaaaccgtgggtatagttgatatccagcaactcttagctaatcttgacaccatgtctacagtagtaagcgatactctagtgtcccgcgcggagcccccaccctacggatggacagacatcacactagagcaaacatacgaatactggagcagttgatagagttctaaggctgatatgttagccatcgcaagcacagggcgatcatgcaatgcaagcattgaacaataacgcaaccagatcaagaaacatatatctgataactcagaacatgcttcaagcagatatcggtaaccatagtctaattctattacaaacaaccgaatattacaagatagagctagagatgaaccctaTACCAGAACTCCCGAGCAAATCCGGctactcgatgactcctagacttctcctaaactccactaaacctaaagactatgcaagaggtgagtgaggtgtggggtgtgtgtgtgtgtgtgtgttctaatctctacccccccttgtatttatagcagggagccacaggGTGAGACCCTTGCAACCGCCCTAAGGAGCCACTAGGGAGGCGCCACGTGTTGAGgttgaggcagtggggcccacgggcctggtcggccgaccagcccatggcgccaaccgccccccaATCTCCTCCTTGTGGGCTGTCTTGGCCACCCTTGTCTGATTCATGTTGGTGTCAGCCTATATTGAGTGGATTTGAagtggttcttgggctacacttggtccgaTGAGCCTGAATCGACGCTTtgatattttctatgattttatgtcgggccaaagtgtgcttgtaacctgcatattagctcaaaaacacaatttgcattttctaaaaggtaaagtgtggtttagggactttattggataatgaTGCGTGTTAGAAATGCAATCTCTCATTATTttatgatcaagttgatgcctggaaatggtcgaTAGTGATCGTCAACAACTTCTTCCGATTGTGTtacgggggattctgcctgagaaCGTCTGATTATCCATCGTTAAGCTATGTGCCTTCTTCAACGCAATTTCTCGGAAGGCAATTGACCCAGACAATCTTATAAAGCTGCAGAACAATATGGtacaatgtcttgttggctttgagttGATATTTCTACCATCATtgttcaatattatgacacatcttctagtgcaccttgtgaaagatattgatatcctcggacctgtattcctacacaacaTGTACCATTTCGAGAGGTTCATGGAGCTACTAAAAAAATGTGTTTGTAACCGCGCtggtccagaaggaagcatcaccAGTacctatggaacagaggaggtcattgagttttgtgttgactttattgatgaccttaaaccaaTTGGGGGTTCCTGAATCGCGGCATGAGGGGAGACTATGTAGAAAGGGCACACTAGGGAAGAATTTATATCTCTACACAGATGGtgtctcattcaagaaagcacgcTACGTGGTTCTTCAACATTTTTTCCTTGGTGGATACATATATCGAGAAACATAAGTATATTTTGTGCTCTAAATTCCCAGAAAAGTTTGAGGTCCGGATTACACGTAAACTCATGGACACTTTCACTGGCTGGCTGAGGAAGCATCTAGTGCATAATATGGATGTAAGTGAACAGTTGTTCTtgttggctaggggaccatcttagAATCTCTTAACAttccaagggtacgagataaatgggaATACATTTTTACACGATAGCCCATGATAAAAAGAGCACTAACCGAAATAGCAGTTTTTGTATGGGTGCCACATTCAACAATGAAAAAAGGAGACATTACGGTTGCATTGAGGATATAAGGGAACTGGATTACGGTctcaatttcaaggtgcctctgtTTCAGTGCCAATGGGTGAAGATGACTGGAGGATGGGTAAGAAAAGGATCAGTACGGAATGATAATAGTGGacctcaacaatcttgggtatagagacgagccattcaTCCTAGCCTAGGATGTCACTCATGTTTTCTATGTTAAGGACATAtctagcaagccaaagaaggggataataAACAAGCAAAGAGCCAAAGCGGCACATAGTTCTTTTAGGAAAAAGAAACATCGCTGGAGTCGAGGACAAGACAAGCGTGTCTGCAGAGGATTATAATAAGTTTGTTGACATTACACCTTTCGCAGCCATTGCTGATTCATGCATCTTGTTAGCTAATGAGGATGCTCTGTGCTGCCATCATAATCAAGGAGCATTTGTGAAGAGGAAGTCTATTACCGTACCAGTAGTGGCTGATCTTTAATGTATTAGAATCATTATGTATTATTTCATAAACATGTGGTGGGCAATTTGAATATATTTTGATTATATATATGTACTTTATCATTAGACCTTGTGTTTCATGTATCTTTTACATAAATTTCAGcttaaaatacatttttagatAATTTTTAGGGTTACATTTATGTCATCAAATATATACAGAACACGTACTTTTTAGGATGGAACATTGTTTGTTATGGTTACTACTAACACtcactactctctctctctctctcacacacacacacacaaacacacactctCATTACTTCCATAAAAAGGCATAAGTTTTATGGAAActcatttttaattttaatgtgGTGAGAAAATTCATTTCTTGTGGAAAACCAATAATTTGAAACATTTCATTTAGGTAATACatatttgcatggtcaaaatgaaaaataaaatgtgTAGCAACTAGCAAGTTATGTATTTCATGGATCAAAACACatgaataataaaaaataatacatTTTTTGTTGTGTATATCAAATCTAAACAAAGTCAGAAACTTTCTTTGGCATTTTTTTGGACCCATAAATTATTTTTTACGCAAATCACAACTAACAGCCCTTTTATAAAAGagtaataaaataaataaataaaaacagcCAATGAAATGGCATGAAGAATGAAAACAGGCCTTATCTAAAAAATCCAAGATATAGAAATTAACATACTAAAAAATACCATTAAATGAAAGATcgtgattttagaaaaaaataaaaaatatcaatTTTGGAGTCCATATGAGTAAGAAATACCAATTATAAATTTTAATTCTGGAATAAATAGAGAAAATGAGCCATACATGTGTTCTTCAAATGTTAATACCTATTACAATTTTTAATCCATTAAAAATTAAATGGTTGCTGGAGGTAAATCTTGTTGCTTCAAGTCTGACGAGATCACATTTTGAGATTTTAATATAGATATTTGTGCTACATCATGAGTTCCACTTGAAATCATGCATAGATCCATTATTCCTTTGTGAGTTAATTTTTTTGTGAGTTGCACATAAACCAATAAGAAAATTAGTATTTTCCTATGAACCTTCATAGTACCGttaaaagaaaatcttatattAGCACACAGGGGAatttgggtttctagcagtgaaccTATAAAAAAGGAACTCCATGCAGTATTCTAACACAGCTTAGAACATATTTGCAGTAGAAAATTTGGAGGAAAgaccaaaacacaatggattaCAACAAATTTTGACTTGTTCAATCGCAATAAATAATAGATTCATTGCCGTCGTTGCATATACGCATGCTGCCAATGCCTCTCAATCAAGCACACGCAATGCTGCCAAATGCCAATTGGAAGACTCGTTCGTACAAAGATGAAGCAAAATCATCGGTCATCTAGTAaactaataaataaataaacccCGCCCCGGAaaacaaataaatcatgcatgatTACTCGTTATAAATACAGCCTCCTCCATGCTTAAGGACCACACAGTTCTTCACACAAACCATTAAACTCTAGTACTAGCGAATTTTGTTTCGACAATCCAGGAGAAACAGAGAGGCAGTAGTACAGGTACGGATGGCGAGTCATCTGCTGTTCCTTGCTCTGTTGGCTGTTGCCTGCTCTTGTGCCATCGCCTCAGATCCGAGCCTTCTCCAAGATGTCTGCGTTGCGGACAAGACATCTCCAGGTATACACAAACTTGTATGGATTGACTTCGTTCTTATGCATTGGCATGAGGTTATCTTACATGCATGTATGAATATATCCAAGCAGTGCAAGTCAATGGGTTCGCTTGCAAAGACGCAACGGACGTCGCAGCAGAAGACTTCTACTTCTCCGGCCTTGACAAGGTTGGCAACACGAGCAACAAGCAGGGCTCAGCTGTGACACCAGTCAATGTCGCACAGATCCCTGGCCTGAACACGATGGGGATCTCCATGGTTCGCATCGACTATGCTCCCAATGGCATGAACCCACCTCATACTCACCCTCGTGCCACAGAGATACTGACAGTGTTGGAGGGCTCGCTCTTCGTTGGCTTTGTTACCTCGAATCCAAACAATGAACTGATCACCAAGGCTCTGAACAAGGGAGATGTGTTTGTGTTCCCAAAGGGATTGGTACACTTCCAGTTCAACAATGGTACAGGCAGTGCTGTTGCTCTTGCAGGATTGAGTAGCCAGAACCCTGGAGTCATCACTATTGCCAACACAGTGTTTGGATCCAAGCCATCCATTGGGCATAATATACTAGCCAAGGCCTTCAAGGTCAACAAGGAAACAGTGGACTTAATGCAAGCTCAGTTCTAATTAAGTAGTCCGGTAGGATTTATAACTATTTGTTTAGCAACTGCATTGTTTTCTATTCTCATGGTATTATTTACATTATTGTAAGTTGATTTGCAATGACATTAATTTTGTGTTGTTATTTCAAATTAATGGGTGTTTTCTTTTCTAACACTTTCCAACATATTGAGCAGTAAATGTGGTTCTTGTGGTATTATAGTTTAATCATTATCTGTCACGTGTAAATAATATTTACATCAACCAGCCATCATAAAACTTATCTAAGGCATCAATAAGTCAATATCCATGGTTGATCGACATTACGTTCAATAACTAGAAAGATACGTATCTGCAAACAAGCTGCATACTTCTTCGAAAAGAACAGACTCAGATTAAATAATGTCTATGAATTCAAGTATCATGGCCATAAGACATTTTTATGGTGGCATGATCAAATTACTTACATACATCATCAAAAGAGTATCATCACCTCAGTAATATGGCCTGGGTCAGCTAATGGTAGTGAAGATTGTTTAAGTGTATGTATAGGCATTATGAGATGGGGTTCCAAACCTGTACCTCGACCAACGCATATCACTCCTATTCCCCTTGTGAAGGGGCCAAATACCATGGGTACCAAAAAAGCGGGGCCCTCATGGGCCTAAGCAAGGAATTAGCTGGCCACTGACAGACGAATCGGCCCACCCGACGGAGACACAACCAACGCCGGCCCGCCAGCTGGGCAGATGATGCAAGGGCCCAAGTGAGCAAGCACCGGGCATGTGGCGCATTCCCGATCCGCGCCAGCCGATGAGTTGGGGAAGCCCGCGCCGACCCCGAGCGGGATCCAACCCGTAAGCCCCTCAGGAATGCCCAAGAAATCATTAAATGCTCTGGGCCCACAAGACGTGCACACGCGCCCCTTACCCGACAAGCACGATGGAGATGCTGCCTGCGGATCGGAGGACCGACAGGAGCAGGCCCCGTCAGCCGGTCCATCATGACGCCACGACCAGTGCTCACACCGGTCGTGCCTCTCTCCGTCATTCCAGACCGGATAGATTGTACCAAGACACCCTCCACTGCAAGGCATAGGGCAAGGAGGGTGCACCGGGCTAGCGGGGCCCACATCATGCCGATGTGACCGGCGGTGGGCCCCCGACCCTTGATCTTTGCGAAGGAGGCAAACCTTGCTAAGGAAACAAGAGCCCCGCCCCTGGGTGGACCAGGGCACACAACTAAAAAGGAACTTAACGGAGGCGGGTAAAAATAATTAACCGACACTACTATAGTAattttaaccgaggcggtcaaaaAGCATTAACCGAGGCTCTTTTTGCAACCATCTCGGAGCGAAGGCCACGGTTCGTGGTATTAACCGAGGCGATTGCAAAAACCGCTTTGGTAAATGCTTTAACCGAGGTGATTTTTTATAATGCAATCGTCTCAGTTAATCgaataaaaaaaaaaaaaagaaaagcctGTGACGAGCCCGCTGAGCCCATCACGGGCCTGCCAAACCCATCTGAGTTgttgcgccgctcgccgccgtgccgcccgcccaccacgccgccaccgccaccgcgcgtCCGCCCACCACACCACAGCCCACACTAGTAGAAATAGTAGCATCCATGACATTTTTCCGCATGACGTTTGTAGCTTCGTCATTGAACAGACCGCATTCATGATAAAAAAAGACAAGTTTGTCATAGGTCTTCGTCGGCAGCCCTTGGACACTACGCAACCGTGACAAAAGCAAATCACGTGTCACAGTGTAACATGGGTTTCGTCATAGTTCATCGGCACAGCCCTCAGCACCTGCGGAACTACGGCGAAAGTAAAACGCGCGTCACAGAACAATATTTCATATCGTCACAAAAAAGGTACGCCATCTAGTCAACTTACTTGTGATCGGGGCGATTCATCATGGAACCAGACCGGCTGCCACATGTAGTCAATTCGTCATAGAACCAGACCAGGGCGATTCATCAAGGAACGGCCGGTCCA
This window of the Panicum virgatum strain AP13 chromosome 1K, P.virgatum_v5, whole genome shotgun sequence genome carries:
- the LOC120653409 gene encoding putative germin-like protein 2-2 — its product is MASHLLFLALLAVACSCAIASDPSLLQDVCVADKTSPVQVNGFACKDATDVAAEDFYFSGLDKVGNTSNKQGSAVTPVNVAQIPGLNTMGISMVRIDYAPNGMNPPHTHPRATEILTVLEGSLFVGFVTSNPNNELITKALNKGDVFVFPKGLVHFQFNNGTGSAVALAGLSSQNPGVITIANTVFGSKPSIGHNILAKAFKVNKETVDLMQAQF